From the genome of Fusarium fujikuroi IMI 58289 draft genome, chromosome FFUJ_chr06:
CCGGGGAATCTTTGATAAcaaaagctttatatacctCATATCAGCATCAAAGTTATTTACTCAGTGCATTTTCTTGGTGCCATCTTTTTGAGAGTACTAGTAAACCGGGAGTGATAGCCTTCTCACGGCTATGTTAAGAGCATTGTACCTTCGGGTATGAGTAATCGAGAACTATGAGACCGTTCATGTGGCTGATCAATGTTTGCACTACTGAAACTCGAAAACTCGACCTACCTTTTCAACCCGGGACCTCAGAGCTTTCCTGATGGCCGATGGGTTTTTTCACTCCTAATCAAGCAACGGTAGAGGGGTCCTGCTACTCACACAACATATCCACATCGCAGCCGTTCATGTTCATAGTACAGCCAAACCGAGCCTCCTGAACTCCAAAGGAGTTACCTACGATAGTTTCTTCCATCGGACAGACACTTCAGGGGCAATCTAAACACAGTCAACTTTTGGAACTCGAATACTAATGAGAACAAGCACTGAACTAAAACCACAAGACTATGTGGGAGGAAAGGGTCTAGGGAAGGTGAACGTGCTCAAGAAAACGCCTTGGAGTAAGAAGGCGTCCACAAGCCTTCTCGAGAGAAGACCTTTCCTGAAACCAATTTGCCTCCTGAAGCCCAGAACTTTCCGGGACTATTGCTTCCCCAGTGCTATGAGCTCTCCAATGCCCGCCAGACCATCTCGAAATGGGGCTTCTCGTACTGAAACGAAGTCAAACACAGATGGAGACTGCTTTTGAAGATACACAACCTGTGAAACAATTGCAGAATATCTGGGAGAAATCGAGTTGCGCGTCATACGACCGGCTGTCTTCTCGTGGAGAGATCACAAGCAAGCATGAGCTCTGTTCTCAGTCACACTCCAATTGCAGAGTAGATTGCCATCAGGGTGCCATAAAAAAGATCCGACACTGGATTGCAAGAGAATCACCATCATACTATGCTCACTAATCCTCccatggccatcttctcagGGATATTGCTTGTCATTACTTGAATAAAACAATAATTCAGGACCTGGTAACCGACCCACGAATGATTCCATGGCAGGTTTCACGGAGCACGGTTATTCTAAGACCGTTAGGGGAATGTTTAAACTATATTCATTCTCTGGCCAGCATCAATCTGATAAAAAGGAGTCTCAATGTCGTCTCGCAGCAATAGCTTCGCATCCTCAACAAGAACGCTCACTTAGGCCAGGGCACCCATAGGATCCCATGGCGGGAGAACAATCGCTTCCTTCTTGAGCACATCACGAACCTCCTTGCTGCAGAAGCGAGGGTCTACAACAGCCTGATAAACAAACTCGTCGAGCCAAGCATCACTCATAACAAACCATCCTTTGTCACCAGCCGCAGTACCCCAACTGTTCTGCACTCTCCAACGGATAGGCTTGCCGGTCTCCTCGTCCAGATGAACTGCAGTCAACACCATAGCGTGAGTCATCTGGCTCTCCTGTGTCGTCAATCGCTGTGCTTTGCTCATGCCGAGCAAGCTAGTGTTGAAACCAAGTTCGTAGTCGATGAGATCGAGGTCCATAATGCCCGACTTGGAGTCGGAGAACTTACCCACGTCActgccgaagaagatgggcagaccagccttgagcatcttTATGCATGTTCCCTTGAGGGTATCGATATCAACGTTCACGTAACTCACGCCACGTCCACCCACGATGTTACCAAGTCGCGAAAcagagaggagagagagcgGCTCGTGCCGAGGATCGTCCACAAGTGAGATCATACTCTCGATGGTGCTGGAAGTGATGCGGAAATCGGAACTATATATGTTCTTGGCGAATTCTTTAGGTGTAGCCTTGAGCTGATGTGACTTGCCATTCTTGTCGTTGTACTGCCAGGTGAAGGTTTCCTCGGAGCTTGGTGGTGgcccaaggagaagagtcatgatgagagagatCTCACGGAGCATTTTGTCTTTCGCCGACGAGAGTGTGGTAGCTGTGACACCACTCTTAGAGTTAATTAGACCCCGTAGCTTGAGTGCGAATTCACgaagcttggtcttgataaCACTATTAAGAATGCCGGAGCTCTGGGCATTCCATGTATCAGGGTAGAGTGTCTGAGGTACTAGACCATACTTCTCGACAAGGTTATAGACCATGTCCCACTGGCCACCATCAGAAACAATGTCGCCCAGTAAGGTTTGAACGACACGTCCTTCAAGATCCTCTCCTGCGGTATCGATGATCTGTTCCAGGAACCAGTTTGACTTTTCAAGCTTgtcccagaagaagagatactGCTGTGAGAGCTCAAAGCTCTCGAGATTATATCGCTTCATGATGGCAATTCGGAACACGTTTGTGGAGGCAAACAACCAGCAGCGGCCGCTTGAGCGCTGGTTCGTGATCGGATCTCCCTCGAATGGGATCTTGACATTATAGATCTGCTGGTCCGCGATTTCGATCGGCAGTGAAGTGAGCACCTGTCTCGGGTTTGCTGAGCTCAGTGCCGTGAGTGCGAGTCTCGGTGGATGTTAGCCTGGATAGGAGCGCCTTGACAGCGGGAAACCTCACTTGTTCTTGGGATCTTTGAGAATAGCAGACTGCCAGGACTCGAGAACATGGATAGATAGACCTTGAGCCTCGCGAGTCAAGGGTCCGACCGTGCCCTTCTCAGCGTCGCTGCTAATTTCGACGtattcatcatcctcctggAGCTGGAGACTACGGAGGCGCTCCATGACAGCCTTCTCATGAAGTGTTGGCTTTGATGGTTGAGCACCCATGGTCACTTTAATACACGGGGTTGCGCGAGGTGATGGATGGTTTGGAGAAGTAAACGTGTAGGAGAAGAAATCGTGCGCTATCAAGGTTTAATGAGAACTTGTGACAGAGTTTCGTCACGCGCTGTCTCATCGAGCATGCCCGAACTTGCGTGATTGATTATCAggctgtacggagtacataccCATCCATCTAAGCTCTGTATTACGTTAGCCTCGCGCGGGGAAACACCTTGATGATAAGAGCTCTCGGTACATGCAATATGCCTTAACCACCATGACAATCATTAACAGAATGAACAGAGCTTGAATtgattaatatttattatatatagtaaaaaagaAACTCACCTGGAGAATAATGAATAAAGCCAAAAGGTCACTGAACAACAAGCCAGACGACGGCAGTTGAAATGTAGGGTAGCAATAGACTTGGAGGTGTCGGCACGTCTGGGCCGCGTATCAAACAACGGGGAGGCAGCATGTTTCTGTATATGGTTAGTTCAGGGAACCTTGAGAGCTCAATTGCCACTCCTAAATCTCAACAGTGCAGTCAGTCAGATGTTAACACGGCGGGACACAGACGTTTAGCTTTATGTAGATGCGGAATCAATTGACAATTACTACAGTCCATGTACAGAACTTTCCCATCTACGCAAAAGACTCCAATATTTCCAGCTAGCCAACATGATTTATCCAATCTCGACACAAACAAACTTGAACCATCTTGATACATACAACAGATCCCCAGGAAACTTGACATTGTACAGGTGACTCTCAGGACAGTCTGGATCTACTCCTCATGATCGAGGTAAGCCCAGTAGTGCTGCTCATCAACTCATTATGGTGTTGGGAAATAGTCGCGTTACAAGCGGCTGCCCGTCTTCAGAAAACAGTAACACGCTTACAGGCGAGAGCCGTGGATGACCTTCATGTCAACGGCGAGCTCACGAGAACCGTcgttgaggacgaggacaCGGACGGAACCACGGCCAGACTCGAAAGCGCTGTGGAGGCGGGAGTAGAGGTTGGACTGGTCAATGACGGGGAGACCCTGCTTGACGTCACCAGTCTCGGTCATGGCAACGATTTGACCCTCCTGCATGTCGAGGACACGGTACTGCTTGAAGACAGGGCCGAGCATGGACTGAACGACAACGCTAGGGGCAGGGTTGGAGATGAAAGAGGACTCCTCGTGGAGCTGCTTGGTGAAGAGATCGACACCAAGGTAGCGGTACTGACCGGTGGCAGAGGAGGTAGAGATGCGGATGACCTGGCAGGGACGGCCCTGGAGCATCAAGAAGTCACCCAGACGGATGTGGTGGCAGGGGATGCTGACAGTGTTGAGAAGGCAGTCAGCAGAGGGACGGGGACCCTCGTGGATGTCAATCTCAATATCGCGACGACCTCCATGGGCGATGCGATCACCGAGCTTGTGAGCACCGGCGCGGAAAGAGTTGTATTGACCTGCTGACAAGTTAGCTTGGACTGTTCGCGAATTCACTACTACTACAAGACTGGTATTAACtcaccgtcgtcgtcgtaGTAACccatcttggacttggtgtTGTCGACCTTGGTAGTTTCGACGGTTTCTTCAGTGAATCTCACGTCCTTCTTGTTAGATGGACGAGCAACAGGTGTGTCAACGGTGAAGTTGTTGACCTGAGTTGTCTTGGTATCGCGGTACTGAGGCTGGGAAGAGCGGCCGTCAACAgtgaagttgttgatttCAGTCTTCTCAGAAGTGTATTGAGGTCGGGAAGAACGGCCGTCAACAGTGAAGTTGTTAAACTCGGTCTTCTCGGTCTGGTTGTACTGAGGGCGAGATGAGCGTCCGTCAACggtgaagttgttgatttCAGTCTTCTCGGAGGAGTAGAATTGGGGAGCGGGTCGGCCTTCAACGGTGTAGTTGTTGGCTTGGAAGTTGTCTTGAGTTTGGtagtgagagtgagagtgagagtggGAAGTAGGGTCTTCAGTGGAAAAGGCTTGGGCAGGGCGGTAACGCTGGCGGTATTCACGTTCAGCGAGATCGATGGGGGTGGAGTAGTAGGGATGACGGTGGGTGTCGACCTCTACGTGAGTGTGAGAAGTTTGGTATTGGGAGGGTGGTTGGTACTGAGAGGGTTGGTATTGAGAGGGAGGTTCAGGTCTGGATTTGTCTGGGTTAGCTGATGGATGTCTATAGTATCTCGCTTGCGTATCATATGGCAACGGGAGGCGGGCGGCCCCTGAGGTAACTCCACCGCCTTGCTCAGGCCAGAGGGCTTAAGCGCACTAGTGGACCGGGGATGTGAAGCAAAAGCAAATTGGGTACCCAGCCAAGCTGAGGTGGTTGGCGCGGTAGCGTACATGGGTAGGGGTGTGATGTGAGACGGTGTGTGGtgagatgtgatgtgatgaatTGAGATGGCTGGGGGGACTCATGGGGCCGAAGCGCCTGTGATGAGTGTGGGTTGTGGCCAGCCGAGTTGAGGAAAGCGAAAGTGAAAATCGGACTGCGGAGGAAATGCTCAGGGGGGAGGGAAACGACAATTGCTACCGTCACAAGTGATAGGAGACATGCTTTGACATGTTCCACCTGATCAACATGAGCGAGAGAGAACTGCCCTGACCTGGAGAGCTATGATTTCGCAGGCCATTGCGGACTCGTCTCATACGGTCGGCAAATAGGTAGGAAACGTGTATTATCGAACAAAACCAGGGGGCCAAGGAAGTTGTAAAATCGGACATACCGTCGCGAGTCTTCACGGATAGTAAAGTGCTCTTCTTCGTGCTCGAATTTCTGGACACCGGGACGGCGGTAACGTTCTTCTTCACGCGTAATACGGACCTCTTCTTCGCTAAAGCGTTGCTCTCCGCGAGGAGGAACCTGTTCGGCGGtgacagagacagaagagTATTGACCTTCCCGTCCGGCTTGGGGCTGTTGGGGCTtgatctcaacctcttcgTGGGTTTTTGTTTCGGTAACGGTCTGGGTATGGGATTCGGATTCCCGATATGTCGATGGGAAGATGCTGAAGGGAACGGGGACGCGAGCCTCAAAGTCCAGATTTGCGACTTTTGATGGCGcgagagaagcttctcataCAACCTTCCGAAACTCGaaaggaagacaagaagtTCTCTGGCTCTTGTTCCTAGAAACAAAAGTCGAAGAGAATGGAAAAGAATCGGTAGATGGCGAGCGAGGGCCTTCAGTcgttcttttcttcttgtctggGTGAGGTTTTGTTTTGACGAAGTTGATGTGGATGGCGATAATTGGAGGGAgtaggaggagaagagggacCGAACAGGACGCAGAACGAAACTGGGCTTTTGAAGACGGGGGCAGGATTGGACGACTTGAGCCAAACTGAGCGTTGTGTTGCTCCCTCGGCAGCGCTGTGTCCTGTTGATCCGTTCTGTCCTGTTCTGTCCCAGCGACCCAGCCCTTTCTCACGCACTTTGCCCTCTCCATCGTTTTACCTCGCTCTCTCACCCCCATGGGCGTGTCGATTGTCTCTGGCTTGTTGTCGCCGATTGCTTGTTTACCACTCGTCTTGTTTACTTGCCAGGGGGTTAGCATGTCGTTCTATTTACCTCTTACCAAATCGAGTATAAGCTCAAGACCTAGGCCCCGTATGTGGTAGTGCTCCCCACCCACTCTCATTATTGCAGCCCCGTCTTGGCCTCGGAGTGCCACTTTTATCCCTTCCTCCTGCGTCTCAGCCAGAGACATTCAGCCAGCCATCGAAGCTCTCGAAGCTCTTTGCCTTATCTGACCTAGCCTGACCTTAGCTTCAGCCAGTCATGAAGAGGCCAGCTACCTAGCTGCCCGCGTCGTCAGCACAGGTTGCACAGCTATCCGCCCATCCTGTTCCACGCAGTTCCTCTTCCAGCTCCGATCTTCTCTCGCCCTTGCACGTATCCGAAGGGCCCATGCTCTGATGGCTCCCAACTGCCAACTCCTGACATCAACagtaataatagaaagtGGAACACAACCCCATACGAGAGATGGGACATTGGATCCGTCACCGCTCCGCATCCATTGAGCCTGGGAGACTGTGATGAGCGGCATCCCGTCATTTCAAAGCCTGGGGTCGAAGGTCTTCCCCTGCCTTCACATTCGTCTTAAAGCTCTCCGTCTGTCTACCCTTACCAGTGCTCCGTTCCTGGCAATTGGAAGAGCCTAgcaaaacaacaaaacaatGACTGTCCAGTTAGAGTTCCTCTTGAACGCCACATAAGCACCATGTTTAATCAGGGGGCGGGGACCAGCATCGAGGCACTTTAGGCACTTTGAGCGCTACCACACAGTATCCCCAACCACTCGTTTATCATTTCACCAAATGGCTTTCTGTCTATTGACGGAACTCGAAAGATGATAAGGACTGCCCATTCTGAAAGTGCCGAACTGCACCACCCCCTTCCTGTATTCAATCAAGATTGGCCGGAGAATGAATGACAAGCGCGGAAACGGAATCAAGTCCTCAGACCTCAGTGATAGATACCCAGTTGGCCAACGGCGCGACGGCTGTTTGAGGGGCTCATGCAAGTTGTAGCCTTTGTCCCATTGGCTGCCATGTGAAATCCCAACCTCCCCAATTTAAGTAACTTTCGAATGGTTCAAATCAGCACACACCAGCTTTCGTTCAGCTGCAGCGGAAGTGGATGATCAGGCATGCGTGGAATCAGTCGTAATGAGCCTGCCGTTGCTGTCGTGGAAGCCAACCATTGGACCTTGAAGCAACGTTTTATGCAAATGCATTAATTAGTGCAAGTTCTGTTCAGTGGTAGAGTGGTCGTTCCCCAAACCCTCATGACTGAAGTACTGTACGGATAAAGCCTTGCCTCGGTAACAGTTTGGCCTCAGAAACTGACGTTGGGTGTCAAGCTGGCCTCCTTGCTTTCATCAGTTTCAGAGGCTCCTACCGTAGCTACTAGTACCTATAGTACTTAGCCCGTGTTTGAAACCCTGCCGGCTCATCACGTCGTTCGTTGGCTGCAGGAAGTTTTGCCCTTACTGCATTCAATGCATTATAACTGTAATCATTGACGTCTGACAACGTCCAATTGATTGCATGCTCTTCTATTACAGTGCATCCATGTGATTTCCGCTGACGAAGCACAGTCTATTATTTCATGGTTAGTCCGGATAGATTCTCACAATCAATAGATCAACAAACTTAGTAGGCTTCTATTGAAATACGCCAAGCCTTGGTGTGGTCTCGGCTTCTGGTTGCTGTGACAACTAGAAAGCAGTAGCAATTTGCTGACTATGGATCCTTATTTGAGTTGTTAATTTGCGACCTGGGCCTGATAATCTCAGGCCACCACTAGCCTCTGGCGTCAGCCTTCAGGTCCCAGCCGCGGTTCGAGATTTGTACCCCGTGCGAAACGCGATTCGCGAGCGGCTTTGATGTTGCATTGAATGGATCGATTGATTTGAAGTTTAGTACGTAGTCAACAAACTGAACAGAGTTCCTCGGCCCAACGGCATCTGCTGGATTCTCACGTGTGTCCTTCTGCCAAAATCCGCGGCCGAGTTCGTTGAGACTTGTGTTGTGCCGATGCCGTTTTCTGAGACAAATCTGGGGTAAGCCGTACATACGTTACGTGACGATGCGTTTCGCGTGTTATCAGAACCCCGATGAAGATGCTAACGCAAGTCTGATGCGCATTTTCAGATTATATCTTCCGCATATTCCATCGATTTCACTGGGCTCCAATAGTAGTATTTCTACGAATAAGGAATTCCCCAACCGTTGCTGCAATGTGTTTACATAGTTCTCCATGTTGCCTTGACGTCTGGGTAACACGATACGGCTTATTTAGTAAGACGGTCCAGTGCGTTCCTTCTGTGGATTGGAAGATCCTCGTACCGGGCATCAGCCGATTTTCGTTTTTTATATGAATCGCTGAAGCTTCTCACGTCCTCCTGAACCTAGTAGTAGCCACACGCGTAGAAGGACTAACGTTATCAGGATCAACTCTAGTCCGAGGTTTTTGAAGCATCTAAGCATCTAAGGTGTCGAAGCCATTCAGAACGAGGagcatacctacctagtgtATTGGCCTCAAAGATTCTTGCCTGTTCATAAGAACAAGCTTCAATGGCAAGATTCTCGTTGAGTGCCTCGGTGGTTCATACATATAATGAAATTCAGTCACGTGTCACATGGATGATGTCAGCATCGTGCCCCTCCAACTACCCCACGACAACCAAGTTGCccgcgatgatgatgtcgctAGTATAGCTTGATATTTTCATGATTGTATAACGCTGTTTTGAGCGAAGCACTTGAAAATGAAGCAAagattctcttctttggaTGTTAAAGTAGGTCTTTTACCGAAGCTACTACCTTGAACTGTTTCCTAATTATTGAACCAAGATCATTGCGCATGAGCTCCAGGAACGACTGGTGACTCTTCGACTCTCCAACGTATACGACCTTTCGTCCAAGATTCTCCTGCTCAAGTTTGCGAAACCAGACAACAAAAAGCAGCTTGTCATTGACACGGGCTTCCGCTGCCACTTGACGAAATTCGCGCGTACAACTGCTGCGGCCCCTTCCGCTTTTGTTGCACGTTTAAGAAAGTTTCTCAAGACCAGACGGTTGACGTCAGTTAGACAAGTGGGCACCGATCGAGTTCTCGAATTCGAGTTCAGCGATGGCCAATACAGATTGTTCTTGGAGTTTTTTGCTGTGCGTCAATTGCCATACGATCCAGAAAAGCCACTGACCTTTATGTCTTAGAGTGGTAACATTATTCTCACGGATGCCGACTTGAAGATCCTTGCCCTCGCAAGAACCGTTTCAGAAGGTGAAGGTCAAGAACCTCAGCGAGTCGGCCTACAATATTCCCTGGAAAACAGGCAGAACTTTGGCGGAATACCTCCTTTGACAAGAGAAAGGGTACAAGATGCCCTAAAGACTGCCGTGGAAAAGGCAGCTGCCGCTActgcatcatcaaagaagcagaagggTAAACCTGGTGGAGATCTGAGAAAGAGTTTGGCTGTGTCAATTACAGAGTTGCCTCCAGTGCTTGTGGACCACTGCCTGCACACAAATAATTTCGACACTACTATCAAGCCTGATGAAATACTGGCCAATGAAACGCTGCTGGCCGAGTTGGTTAAGTCACTTCAAGAGGCCAGACAAAGTGTGGAAGAGCTCACCAGCTCAGAAGCATGCACTGGCTACATATTCGCGAAACGTAGGGAAAGAACCGAGGGAGCAGAGGCAAGTGACGAATCTAAGACGCAGCGTGACAATCTTTTATACGAAGATTTTCATCCGTTTGTCCCCTACAAACTCAAAAAGGACCCCACCATTGAGATCCTTGAATTCACAGGATACAATGAGACAGTTGACGAATTTTTCTCATCTTTAGAGGGTCAGAGACTGGAGTCCCGACTAAGCGAGCGAGAAGCAGCTGCGAAGCGCAAGTTGGAGGCCGCGCGAAATGAGCAGAGCAAACGAATCGAAGGGCTTCAAGAGGCACAGGCCCTCAACTTTCGTAAAGCCGCCGCCATTGAAGCGAACGCTGAACGAGTTCAAGAAGCTATGGATGCTGTCAATGGATTACTCAGCCAAGGAATGGACTGGGTAGATGTTGGCAAATTGGTGGAACGCGAGAAGAAACGGCACAACCCCGTTGCTGAGATTATCAAACTTCCTCTAAATCTTGCCGAGAATCTCATTACGCTTGAGCTGGCCGAGGAAGAACTCGAGCCAGAGGAAGACGACCCCTACGAAACGGACGACGACAGCACCCTTGGTGACGATGAAGGTACATCGACAGCAAAGGCAAACCAGGCCAACAAAGCCCTAAGTGTGGAAATCAACCTTGGACTTAGCCCTTGGAGCAATGCTCGAGAGTATTTTGACCAGCGGAAGACGGCCGCcgtaaaggaagaaaagacccAGCAGCAGGCCTCAAGAGCCCTGAAGAATGCAGAGCAAAAAATCACCGAGGATCTCAAAAAAGGGCTGAAACAGGAAAAGGCACTGCTTCAACCAATTCGCAAACCAATGTGGTTTGAGAAATTCGTTTGGTTTATCTCATCCGATGGATATCTTGTGATCGGAGGCAAAGATGCCCAGCAGAATGAGATGATCTACAAGAAATATCTCCGGAAAGGAGATGTATACTGCCACGCAGATCTACATGGGGCATCGAGTGTTGTCATCAAGAACGACCCAAAAACTCCTGATGCGCCCATTCCTCCAGCAACACTGTCTCAGGCCGGATCACTCGCTGTATGCTCGTCGAATGCTTGGGACTCGAAAGCAGGCATGTCTGCATGGTGGGTAAACGCTGATCAAGTTTCCAAATCTGCACCGACAGGCGAATTCCTACCGGCAGGAAGTTTCATGGTCCGGGGAAAGAAGAATTTTCTGCCTCCAGCTCAACTTCTACTAGGTCTAGGTGTTGCATTTAAGATCAGCGAGGAGAGCAAAGCTAAGCATGTTAAACATCGCCTTCACGATGCCAAATCTACCGGTGGCGATGATGCTTCGGCAGCAACGCCGCCGCAAACAGAAGACAGGGCAGGCGATCTgagtgaagttgaaggagaacAATCAGCCGAACCTTCTGACAATGAATCCGAAGACGAACAACGAGACGAAGAGTCACGCGACAACCCCCTTCAAGCTTTCGGTAAGGATGAAGACCGCAACGACGAGGCTGAACAGGCCGAAGAAGGCTTGTCTGATCTCAAGATCGCGGATGACACAGCCAACGAGGCTCATATCCAAGAAGTGGGGAAACTAGATGAAAATGAAGCAGTGGGAGTAGAAGCAGAAGAGCGCGAAGACGATGAGTCAGTTAGACCGGACGACGAGACAGCTGGTAAGCCAGTTGAAACAAGACCGAAGAATAACGGTCCCAGCTCTTCGAAGAAAGGCCCTGCAAAGCGAGGCCAGAAGGgc
Proteins encoded in this window:
- a CDS encoding probable LAP3-member of the GAL regulon, whose amino-acid sequence is MGAQPSKPTLHEKAVMERLRSLQLQEDDEYVEISSDAEKGTVGPLTREAQGLSIHVLESWQSAILKDPKNKLALTALSSANPRQVLTSLPIEIADQQIYNVKIPFEGDPITNQRSSGRCWLFASTNVFRIAIMKRYNLESFELSQQYLFFWDKLEKSNWFLEQIIDTAGEDLEGRVVQTLLGDIVSDGGQWDMVYNLVEKYGLVPQTLYPDTWNAQSSGILNSVIKTKLREFALKLRGLINSKSGVTATTLSSAKDKMLREISLIMTLLLGPPPSSEETFTWQYNDKNGKSHQLKATPKEFAKNIYSSDFRITSSTIESMISLVDDPRHEPLSLLSVSRLGNIVGGRGVSYVNVDIDTLKGTCIKMLKAGLPIFFGSDVGKFSDSKSGIMDLDLIDYELGFNTSLLGMSKAQRLTTQESQMTHAMVLTAVHLDEETGKPIRWRVQNSWGTAAGDKGWFVMSDAWLDEFVYQAVVDPRFCSKEVRDVLKKEAIVLPPWDPMGALA
- a CDS encoding probable woronin body major protein precursor, with amino-acid sequence MYATAPTTSAWLGTQFAFASHPRSTSALKPSGLSKAYQPPSQYQTSHTHVEVDTHRHPYYSTPIDLAEREYRQRYRPAQAFSTEDPTSHSHSHSHYQTQDNFQANNYTVEGRPAPQFYSSEKTEINNFTVDGRSSRPQYNQTEKTEFNNFTVDGRSSRPQYTSEKTEINNFTVDGRSSQPQYRDTKTTQVNNFTVDTPVARPSNKKDVRFTEETVETTKVDNTKSKMGYYDDDGQYNSFRAGAHKLGDRIAHGGRRDIEIDIHEGPRPSADCLLNTVSIPCHHIRLGDFLMLQGRPCQVIRISTSSATGQYRYLGVDLFTKQLHEESSFISNPAPSVVVQSMLGPVFKQYRVLDMQEGQIVAMTETGDVKQGLPVIDQSNLYSRLHSAFESGRGSVRVLVLNDGSRELAVDMKVIHGSRL
- a CDS encoding snRNP-like RNA-binding protein encodes the protein MKQRFSSLDVKIIAHELQERLVTLRLSNVYDLSSKILLLKFAKPDNKKQLVIDTGFRCHLTKFARTTAAAPSAFVARLRKFLKTRRLTSVRQVGTDRVLEFEFSDGQYRLFLEFFASGNIILTDADLKILALARTVSEGEGQEPQRVGLQYSLENRQNFGGIPPLTRERVQDALKTAVEKAAAATASSKKQKGKPGGDLRKSLAVSITELPPVLVDHCLHTNNFDTTIKPDEILANETLLAELVKSLQEARQSVEELTSSEACTGYIFAKRRERTEGAEASDESKTQRDNLLYEDFHPFVPYKLKKDPTIEILEFTGYNETVDEFFSSLEGQRLESRLSEREAAAKRKLEAARNEQSKRIEGLQEAQALNFRKAAAIEANAERVQEAMDAVNGLLSQGMDWVDVGKLVEREKKRHNPVAEIIKLPLNLAENLITLELAEEELEPEEDDPYETDDDSTLGDDEGTSTAKANQANKALSVEINLGLSPWSNAREYFDQRKTAAVKEEKTQQQASRALKNAEQKITEDLKKGLKQEKALLQPIRKPMWFEKFVWFISSDGYLVIGGKDAQQNEMIYKKYLRKGDVYCHADLHGASSVVIKNDPKTPDAPIPPATLSQAGSLAVCSSNAWDSKAGMSAWWVNADQVSKSAPTGEFLPAGSFMVRGKKNFLPPAQLLLGLGVAFKISEESKAKHVKHRLHDAKSTGGDDASAATPPQTEDRAGDLSEVEGEQSAEPSDNESEDEQRDEESRDNPLQAFGKDEDRNDEAEQAEEGLSDLKIADDTANEAHIQEVGKLDENEAVGVEAEEREDDESVRPDDETAGKPVETRPKNNGPSSSKKGPAKRGQKGKAKKIASKYKHQDEEDRAAAEALIGATVGQKKAEAEAKAKADRELELAAAKERRRAQHQREQKETAEHEEIRRVMMEEGVDILDEDEAGQMTVLDSIVGTPLPGDEILEIIPVCAPWNALGRYKYKAKLQPGATKKGKAVKEVLDRWKAASTKKGVIDETARDTERMWPREVELIKALKPEETFNVVPVGKVRVMMAGGTGGNAAGGGGGNKKGAGGKGKGGRGGKGSKRS